The Oceaniferula flava genome has a window encoding:
- a CDS encoding LysR family transcriptional regulator, translating to MLSLRSLIAVVEEGGFSAAAKRIHRTQSAISLQVAKLEDRLGAKLLDRNTRSVALTAAGETFISYARRILELADEAALAVTAPDEATLLRVGFADYLAPQHLHTLLARFRRAHPNCDLSLILGMGADLFPKLKNGELDLVFAGPEGNKGDILWDEPLVWTGTLPADYQPSQALDLVLMPSPCCYRKIAFDTLTKIGTPWKLAIEANSVHAVQSAVRAGLGISVLPRSVLGDKLPRINDTLPKLPQTSLASYVARGTTHPYAQRFIDFLVSCVNESSMESRRVKLKAI from the coding sequence CTGCTTTCCTTACGCAGCCTCATTGCGGTGGTTGAGGAAGGTGGTTTTTCTGCAGCGGCCAAGCGGATTCACCGCACCCAGTCGGCCATTAGCTTGCAGGTCGCCAAACTCGAAGACCGTCTGGGCGCCAAACTGCTCGATCGCAACACTCGCTCAGTCGCCCTGACCGCCGCTGGCGAGACATTTATCAGCTACGCCCGCCGCATCCTTGAACTGGCCGACGAAGCAGCCCTCGCGGTGACCGCACCGGATGAGGCCACCTTGCTCCGTGTCGGTTTTGCCGATTACCTCGCGCCCCAGCACCTGCACACCCTGCTGGCACGATTCCGCCGGGCGCATCCGAACTGTGATCTCAGCCTGATCCTCGGTATGGGAGCGGACCTTTTCCCTAAGCTCAAAAATGGCGAACTCGATCTCGTCTTCGCCGGCCCGGAGGGAAACAAAGGCGACATTCTCTGGGATGAGCCTCTGGTATGGACCGGGACTCTGCCAGCCGACTATCAACCATCCCAGGCGCTCGATCTCGTCCTCATGCCATCCCCCTGCTGCTATCGCAAGATTGCCTTTGACACCCTAACAAAAATTGGCACTCCGTGGAAATTGGCTATCGAAGCCAACTCCGTCCATGCCGTGCAATCGGCGGTCCGTGCCGGACTTGGCATCAGCGTCCTGCCCCGCTCCGTGCTCGGCGACAAGCTGCCACGCATCAACGACACCCTGCCGAAGCTGCCCCAGACATCACTGGCAAGTTACGTCGCCCGAGGCACGACTCATCCCTACGCCCAGCGTTTCATCGATTTCCTCGTGTCTTGCGTCAACGAATCTTCTATGGAAAGCCGTCGAGTTAAGCTCAAAGCAATCTAA
- a CDS encoding DUF4437 domain-containing protein, whose amino-acid sequence MKKLIKKNALIGLPVVAVTMLSSLLSNVAAEEKSDEGDSAVVALADVKWTPLNKARGDASPQAATLWGDRAGDAATGFLVKFKDGFSSPPHIHNVTYRGVVISGLIHNDDPAAAKMWMPSSSYWTQPAGENHITAAKGENNMALIEIDSGPYLVLPSDKATDNGERPINVHESNIVWQDATETTRIEVGASQKSPQMALLWMKADQARTNGSLLKLPAGFQGELRTGKGRFRAVVVNGQVAMQQDEKSSKLVAGSYFTHLGATVYRLKTEKETVLYLRHAGGYRVVAK is encoded by the coding sequence ATGAAAAAATTAATAAAGAAAAACGCTCTGATCGGGTTGCCAGTGGTAGCAGTGACAATGTTAAGTAGCTTGCTATCGAACGTGGCTGCCGAGGAAAAATCAGACGAGGGGGATAGCGCTGTGGTTGCTCTGGCTGATGTGAAGTGGACACCGCTGAATAAGGCGAGGGGTGACGCGAGTCCGCAGGCGGCGACCTTGTGGGGCGATCGAGCTGGTGATGCCGCTACCGGATTTCTGGTGAAATTCAAAGATGGCTTTTCCTCTCCACCGCACATTCACAACGTGACTTATCGAGGAGTGGTTATTTCCGGATTGATCCACAATGATGATCCAGCAGCCGCTAAGATGTGGATGCCCTCTAGCTCTTACTGGACACAGCCTGCAGGAGAAAACCATATCACGGCGGCTAAAGGAGAGAACAATATGGCGCTGATCGAAATCGATAGTGGCCCGTATTTGGTTCTGCCGTCAGATAAGGCGACAGATAACGGAGAGCGACCGATCAATGTGCATGAATCTAACATTGTCTGGCAGGATGCAACGGAAACGACACGAATCGAGGTGGGAGCCTCGCAGAAATCCCCTCAAATGGCCTTGCTCTGGATGAAGGCGGATCAGGCGCGAACCAATGGATCTCTACTGAAGCTACCCGCAGGTTTCCAAGGTGAGTTACGCACCGGAAAAGGGCGATTTCGTGCCGTAGTGGTCAATGGACAGGTGGCTATGCAGCAAGATGAAAAATCATCCAAGCTCGTGGCTGGCAGCTATTTCACTCACCTGGGAGCGACCGTGTATCGATTGAAGACAGAAAAAGAAACAGTGCTCTACCTACGCCATGCAGGTGGGTATCGGGTCGTGGCGAAGTAG
- a CDS encoding zinc-dependent alcohol dehydrogenase family protein — MKAMLLKSYGEDAKFETSEIEKPQVRAGHLLVKIAATSVNTVDTMIRTMGKDLPLSPDTPALLGMDFAGTVEEVGEDVTDFSVGDEVYGCAGGLADLPGTLAEYIVADADLVAKKPSNLSMREAAALPLVAITAYEGLQRANISKGHKVLVHGGSGGVGHIAIQLANYWGGDVYSTGGGDEQLALINDLGAKPINYKTESVEDYVESHTDGAGFDLVFDSVGGENLLNSFEAAALNGQIATTVSMCELDLTPAHMKGLSLHVVFMLIPMLHHHQRSEHGRILAELAKIAEAGALRVVLDENRYSLEQANEAHARLESGKGMGKVVVDV, encoded by the coding sequence ATGAAAGCAATGCTATTGAAGAGTTACGGTGAAGACGCAAAATTTGAAACTTCTGAAATAGAGAAGCCTCAGGTGCGCGCAGGTCACCTACTGGTGAAGATCGCCGCGACCAGTGTCAACACGGTGGACACGATGATCCGCACCATGGGCAAGGATCTTCCTCTTTCGCCAGATACCCCTGCACTGTTAGGTATGGATTTCGCAGGCACCGTGGAGGAAGTTGGCGAGGACGTGACTGATTTCTCCGTAGGCGATGAGGTATATGGTTGTGCAGGAGGTCTAGCAGATTTACCCGGCACACTGGCAGAATACATTGTCGCGGATGCAGATTTGGTAGCGAAGAAGCCAAGCAACCTATCGATGCGCGAGGCCGCAGCGCTACCTTTGGTGGCGATCACTGCCTATGAAGGCCTGCAGCGCGCGAATATCAGCAAAGGTCATAAGGTGTTAGTGCACGGCGGTTCCGGCGGCGTGGGACACATTGCGATCCAACTAGCCAACTACTGGGGCGGTGATGTGTATTCCACCGGCGGTGGTGATGAACAGCTGGCGTTAATCAATGATCTGGGAGCTAAGCCGATTAATTACAAAACGGAATCCGTGGAAGATTACGTGGAGTCTCACACCGATGGCGCAGGCTTTGATCTCGTATTCGACTCCGTGGGTGGTGAAAATTTACTGAACTCATTCGAGGCAGCCGCATTGAATGGTCAGATTGCGACCACAGTCTCCATGTGCGAACTCGATCTAACACCAGCCCACATGAAAGGCCTCTCGCTGCATGTGGTCTTTATGTTGATCCCCATGCTGCATCATCACCAGCGCAGCGAGCACGGCAGAATCCTCGCAGAGCTGGCAAAGATTGCCGAGGCGGGAGCATTGAGAGTGGTCCTTGATGAGAACCGTTATTCTCTCGAGCAGGCCAATGAAGCTCATGCACGATTGGAAAGCGGCAAGGGAATGGGTAAGGTCGTGGTGGATGTTTAA
- the putP gene encoding sodium/proline symporter PutP, producing the protein MHIGIWTSLFLYFALMIAIGFYAAKKSTSNSEEYMLGGRNLHPAVAALSAGASDMSGWLLLGLPGALFAAGLIEAWIGIGLFVGALCNWIIVAPRLREQTERYDNALTVPQFLANRFPSRALPLRMTSAIIVVIFFIVYTAAGLVGGGKLFASAFGEMVNLGFMSDYMFGVWFTLIVVLAYTVVGGFLAVSLTDFCQGVIMMLALVIMPIVILTTGQGDGIGGAAERLSEIDPSYLSLTSGVTAVGLISALAWGLGYFGQPHIIVRFMAVRSVKDVSQARNYAMSWMLVALIGAVGMGIFGRAYVERNGITVDDPETIFMILSDLLFHPLITGFLYAALLAAIMSTISSQLLVSSSSLTEDFYRLFINKKPSDKQLVFIGRLSVLAVGIVAALISGNPDSQVLSLVANAWAGFGAAFGPMIILALIWKKTSGSGALAGMVVGAATVIAWIALDWNQSFLGGPGVYEIIPGFVLSWLTIYGVSKATYVDGEFRAIVNKDAP; encoded by the coding sequence ATGCACATCGGAATCTGGACCAGTCTCTTTCTTTACTTCGCATTAATGATCGCCATCGGGTTTTACGCGGCGAAAAAATCGACCTCGAATTCCGAGGAATACATGCTCGGCGGGCGCAACCTTCACCCTGCCGTCGCCGCCCTCTCAGCCGGGGCTTCTGATATGTCTGGCTGGTTACTGTTAGGTTTACCCGGTGCGCTTTTTGCCGCGGGATTGATTGAAGCCTGGATCGGAATTGGGCTATTTGTCGGGGCCTTGTGCAACTGGATCATCGTCGCGCCCCGCCTGCGCGAACAGACGGAACGCTACGACAACGCGCTAACAGTTCCGCAGTTCCTGGCCAATCGTTTCCCCTCCCGTGCCCTGCCTCTGCGGATGACCTCTGCCATCATTGTGGTGATATTCTTCATCGTTTACACCGCGGCCGGTCTTGTCGGCGGAGGCAAACTCTTCGCCAGCGCCTTCGGGGAGATGGTCAACCTCGGCTTCATGAGCGACTACATGTTCGGCGTCTGGTTCACCCTCATTGTGGTGCTCGCTTACACCGTGGTGGGAGGCTTCCTCGCCGTCAGCCTCACCGATTTCTGCCAGGGCGTCATCATGATGCTTGCGCTAGTGATCATGCCCATCGTCATTCTCACCACAGGGCAAGGCGACGGCATCGGGGGCGCCGCCGAGCGACTCAGCGAGATCGACCCCAGCTACCTGTCCCTCACCAGTGGCGTCACAGCGGTCGGTCTGATCTCGGCACTTGCCTGGGGATTAGGATATTTTGGTCAGCCGCACATCATCGTGCGTTTCATGGCGGTGCGTTCCGTCAAGGACGTCAGCCAAGCGCGCAACTACGCCATGAGCTGGATGCTCGTCGCCCTGATCGGCGCCGTTGGCATGGGGATTTTCGGCCGGGCCTACGTCGAGCGCAATGGCATCACCGTTGACGATCCGGAAACGATCTTTATGATTCTTTCCGACCTGCTGTTCCACCCGCTGATCACCGGCTTCCTCTACGCCGCTTTGCTGGCAGCGATTATGTCGACCATTTCCAGCCAGCTTCTCGTCTCCTCATCATCCCTAACAGAGGACTTCTACCGACTGTTCATTAACAAGAAGCCAAGCGATAAACAACTGGTCTTCATTGGTCGGCTCAGTGTGCTGGCGGTGGGCATTGTCGCGGCATTGATCTCGGGAAATCCAGACTCGCAAGTGCTCAGTCTGGTGGCTAACGCCTGGGCTGGCTTTGGTGCCGCCTTTGGCCCGATGATCATTCTGGCACTGATCTGGAAAAAGACATCCGGCTCCGGCGCTCTTGCCGGTATGGTGGTGGGAGCCGCCACGGTGATCGCATGGATCGCTCTGGACTGGAACCAGTCCTTCCTCGGCGGTCCGGGTGTCTATGAGATCATCCCCGGCTTTGTGCTCTCCTGGCTGACCATTTACGGAGTCAGTAAGGCCACCTACGTCGACGGCGAGTTCCGTGCCATCGTCAACAAGGACGCACCCTAA